In Bacteroidota bacterium, a single window of DNA contains:
- a CDS encoding DUF6252 family protein codes for MLFRLNPLRILLVMSLGGMMACSSNPSAPGGSGGASKADTTRRALKILPDSSTATIRTLAHFTLSSSPSLPKRYSIAWSFDLAQVVRTNTDSVSYTFTTVGKHTLRAVYIDSTGSRRDSATSIITIVDTVSPLSGGLGAFNITVNGEAFDRGTVPMFCTATATFSHFLFNGSPGDRMQLGLDYSRTQYNLTGDVHLAFWVRLNNLMPSTYTLTTYGDDNGAYAQLMKDSKEFFSLPGGSFTITSFDTVHNTISGTYSMVLQDAGGLSVFDTVKGSFTNVCFNVGLFGQGLYTANAGPLTIQQDGPKNFFISEYIPPVDRLQLESVQNDSSRQVLRIWITSPRVGTFPVAWPPRPGTAYFEYSAGLDFYSTMSGGPGSVTITAFDTVTRRVSGTFYVTTHMQTGGKKMDVTNGVIDNVMWGRD; via the coding sequence ATTACGCATCCTCTTGGTCATGTCCTTGGGAGGCATGATGGCCTGTTCATCCAACCCATCCGCACCGGGAGGGTCTGGTGGTGCATCGAAGGCCGATACTACGCGACGCGCTCTCAAGATCTTGCCCGATTCATCAACGGCGACAATCCGCACGCTCGCACACTTTACCCTCTCGTCAAGTCCATCGCTGCCGAAGCGCTATTCGATTGCATGGAGCTTCGATTTGGCGCAAGTTGTCCGCACCAACACCGATTCCGTCTCCTATACGTTCACCACAGTGGGGAAGCATACGCTGCGCGCGGTCTATATCGATTCAACCGGCAGCAGGCGGGATTCTGCCACGAGCATTATCACGATCGTGGACACCGTATCGCCACTGTCAGGTGGGCTCGGCGCATTTAATATCACGGTCAATGGCGAAGCCTTCGATCGGGGTACGGTCCCGATGTTTTGTACCGCTACAGCCACCTTTTCCCATTTCCTCTTCAATGGCAGTCCCGGAGACCGGATGCAACTCGGCCTCGATTATTCGCGCACGCAGTATAACCTCACCGGAGATGTCCACTTGGCCTTTTGGGTCCGGTTGAACAACCTCATGCCATCGACCTATACGCTGACGACGTATGGCGACGATAATGGTGCATACGCTCAACTTATGAAGGACTCTAAAGAATTTTTTTCGCTGCCGGGCGGCTCGTTTACGATAACTTCATTCGATACGGTGCATAATACAATTTCTGGCACGTATTCGATGGTGCTCCAGGATGCGGGCGGTCTTAGCGTGTTCGATACGGTCAAGGGGTCATTCACCAATGTCTGTTTTAACGTCGGATTGTTTGGTCAGGGACTATATACCGCGAACGCCGGTCCTCTAACCATTCAGCAGGATGGTCCCAAAAACTTTTTCATATCAGAGTACATCCCTCCTGTCGATCGACTCCAGCTTGAGAGCGTTCAAAATGATTCGTCGCGGCAAGTTCTTAGAATTTGGATCACCTCCCCGCGAGTCGGCACGTTCCCAGTCGCCTGGCCTCCTCGGCCAGGCACAGCCTACTTTGAGTACAGCGCAGGTCTTGATTTTTACTCGACCATGAGTGGCGGACCTGGCTCCGTCACGATTACTGCATTCGATACTGTGACCCGCCGCGTTTCCGGGACGTTCTACGTTACAACTCATATGCAGACCGGCGGAAAGAAGATGGACGTGACGAACGGTGTCATCGACAACGTCATGTGGGGACGCGATTAA